The Deinococcus betulae genome includes a window with the following:
- a CDS encoding YraN family protein encodes MKGAEAEARAAAHLETLGRTVLARNYRVRGGEIDLVTQEQSGALVFTEVRHRARATHGEAAESVTPRKLALMHRAAQTYLLRECGRDDLPCRLEVLTIDGPVNTGALVLWPVE; translated from the coding sequence ATGAAGGGTGCCGAGGCTGAAGCCCGCGCCGCCGCGCATCTGGAGACCTTGGGCCGCACGGTGCTGGCCCGGAACTACCGCGTCCGGGGCGGCGAGATTGATCTGGTGACGCAGGAGCAGAGCGGCGCCTTGGTCTTTACCGAGGTGCGACACCGCGCCCGCGCTACGCACGGCGAGGCGGCCGAGAGCGTCACTCCCCGCAAGCTGGCCCTGATGCACCGCGCCGCCCAGACCTACCTGCTGCGCGAGTGTGGCCGTGACGACCTGCCCTGCCGCCTGGAGGTCCTGACCATTGACGGGCCGGTCAACACCGGGGCGCTGGTCCTGTGGCCTGTGGAATAA
- a CDS encoding HAD family hydrolase produces the protein MSAWPWRPDGVLFDMDGVLTLNNHFHRQAWQEVAAEVLGLDLTEHDLDTKVDGGRNSEIMERLTGAPPEEALARRFHDAKEGRYRALAAGALREVVGLSGYLDALDVRGIPFALVTSADAVNVAFGMEALGFGHRFRTRVLGEDVSRGKPHPEPFLLGAARLGLSPERCLAHEDAVNGVRSAAGAGCRVVALTTTAPAEALLAAGAERTAPDFSDWAQWLT, from the coding sequence ATGAGCGCCTGGCCCTGGCGCCCGGACGGCGTGCTGTTCGACATGGACGGCGTGCTCACCCTGAACAACCACTTTCACCGTCAGGCGTGGCAGGAGGTGGCCGCCGAGGTGCTGGGCCTGGACCTGACCGAGCATGATCTGGACACCAAGGTGGACGGCGGGCGCAATTCCGAAATCATGGAGCGCTTGACTGGCGCCCCGCCCGAGGAAGCTCTGGCGCGGCGCTTTCATGACGCCAAGGAGGGCCGCTACCGCGCTCTGGCCGCCGGCGCCCTGCGCGAAGTGGTGGGTCTGAGCGGCTACCTGGACGCCCTGGACGTGCGGGGCATTCCCTTTGCCCTGGTCACCAGTGCCGACGCCGTGAACGTGGCGTTTGGGATGGAGGCGCTGGGCTTTGGTCACCGCTTCCGCACCCGCGTGCTGGGCGAGGACGTGTCGCGCGGCAAGCCTCACCCCGAACCGTTTCTGCTGGGGGCCGCGCGCCTGGGCCTGAGCCCTGAGCGCTGCCTGGCCCACGAAGACGCCGTCAATGGCGTTCGCAGCGCGGCTGGGGCCGGGTGCCGCGTGGTGGCCCTGACCACCACCGCCCCCGCCGAGGCCCTGCTGGCGGCAGGCGCCGAACGCACCGCCCCCGACTTCAGCGACTGGGCCCAGTGGTTGACCTAG
- a CDS encoding putative dsRNA-binding protein, with amino-acid sequence MNAKGDLIARAITLGLGTPVFEVTPQGPPHEPLFRVTVRVGGEVLGQGGEGRSKRDAERMAAESALKALDDPAPARADDPQPQVTGRWPIYSVVLEAALETAAEFANDDATLDDVRAQAARLYRGLLTELGHGPEAEE; translated from the coding sequence GTGAATGCCAAAGGGGACTTAATTGCGCGGGCCATCACCCTGGGCCTGGGCACGCCTGTATTCGAGGTCACGCCGCAGGGACCGCCCCACGAACCGCTGTTCCGGGTGACGGTGCGCGTGGGCGGCGAGGTGCTGGGCCAGGGCGGCGAGGGCCGCAGCAAACGCGACGCCGAGCGGATGGCCGCCGAATCGGCCCTGAAGGCGCTGGATGACCCGGCGCCGGCCAGGGCCGACGACCCTCAGCCGCAGGTCACGGGGCGCTGGCCCATCTACAGCGTGGTGCTGGAGGCCGCGCTGGAGACGGCTGCCGAATTTGCCAACGACGACGCCACCCTGGACGATGTGCGCGCCCAGGCCGCGCGGCTGTACCGGGGGCTCCTGACCGAGTTGGGGCACGGTCCTGAGGCAGAGGAATGA
- a CDS encoding ABC transporter substrate-binding protein, which translates to MKRAFLSLLTLSLVAGAGAQQAKELRLGVFPNVTHAAGLVGVQRGIFQKELGGVKLVVKEFANGSQINEAFAAGAIDAAYVGPGPAMNAFMRGVPIQVYAGAANAGAVLVARKDSGVRNVKGLAGKKVAVPTRGSTQDISLRHLLHENGLKASDEGGTVTIVPIDPANMPAAFAAKQVDAALVQEPWGAVMETQGARLIANEKAIWEGGNYTTTVLVVNTKYAAANPDTLTDLLRGHLNAIKFIGSSNAGAQKAIAEQINTFTGKRPGSAELFKALARTRVTWDINLKTLAEYAELNKEAGFARDVPDLSKFVNLNIIRGLAK; encoded by the coding sequence ATGAAGCGTGCGTTTCTCTCTCTACTCACCCTAAGCCTGGTCGCTGGCGCTGGCGCGCAGCAGGCCAAAGAATTGCGTCTGGGCGTGTTCCCCAATGTCACCCACGCCGCCGGCCTGGTGGGCGTGCAGCGCGGCATCTTCCAGAAGGAACTGGGGGGCGTCAAGCTGGTCGTCAAGGAGTTTGCCAACGGCTCGCAGATCAATGAGGCCTTTGCAGCGGGCGCCATTGACGCCGCCTATGTCGGACCTGGCCCCGCCATGAACGCCTTTATGCGCGGCGTGCCCATTCAGGTCTACGCCGGCGCCGCCAATGCGGGCGCGGTGCTGGTGGCGCGCAAGGACAGTGGCGTGCGCAACGTCAAGGGCCTGGCGGGCAAAAAGGTCGCTGTGCCCACACGCGGCTCCACGCAGGACATCAGCCTGCGCCACCTGCTGCACGAAAACGGCCTAAAGGCCAGCGATGAGGGCGGCACGGTGACCATCGTGCCCATTGACCCGGCCAACATGCCCGCCGCCTTTGCGGCCAAGCAGGTCGACGCTGCGCTGGTGCAGGAGCCCTGGGGCGCCGTCATGGAAACGCAGGGCGCCCGCCTGATTGCCAATGAAAAGGCCATCTGGGAAGGGGGCAACTACACCACAACCGTGCTGGTCGTGAACACCAAGTACGCCGCTGCCAATCCCGACACCCTGACCGACCTGCTGCGCGGGCACCTGAACGCCATCAAGTTCATTGGCAGCAGCAACGCGGGGGCGCAAAAGGCCATCGCCGAACAGATCAATACCTTTACCGGCAAGCGGCCGGGCAGCGCCGAGCTGTTCAAGGCGCTGGCCCGCACCCGCGTCACCTGGGATATCAACCTCAAGACGCTGGCGGAATACGCCGAACTGAACAAGGAAGCCGGCTTTGCGCGGGACGTGCCGGACCTGAGCAAATTCGTGAACCTGAACATTATTCGCGGCCTGGCAAAATAA